AACAACTGGAAAGAACTCATGGACGCTTGGAATACCAACACGAGCATTTGGCTTCGCAACAATGTGTACCGCCGCGTTGCTGGTAAAGGCAGGAGGCCCGGCACGCTGGGCACGCTGCTCACCTTTGGCGTCAGTGCCTTGTGGCATGGGATCGCCATCGGGTACTATTTCACGTTTCTTTCCGGCGGTCTCTACCTTctccttgcgcgcaaactcCGCCACGCGTTGCGCCCCATATTCTATGCGaatgtgcgcacgccggACCCAGATTGCTACTCTTGGCGCGCATATACGTGGGCGCAGATTCTGTACTCGGTCGTATCGACCATCTTGGTCCAAATCACGATTAATTTTGTCGCCATGTCGTTCCTTACGCTGGACTTGAAGCCGACATTAAATGCGTGGCGCGCAACGGCGTTCTATGGCCATATCATCCTTGCCGTGGGCCTCGTTGCGTTCCAGCTTGGCCtcggcaaggcgctgcgcccataCCATATTGAGTCCAAGAAGCAGTAGACTATAGCGCAGCAAGGCTCGGctttttgcggcgcagcacaaaaaTGCCCATGCACAGGACAAGTGCacagagcgcgagcaaaaaAGGACtgacggcgcgctgcacaggaTTGCTGTGCACGTTGAGATCGACTGCCGCGTCCCAAGCGCCAAGCAAGGGGCGGCCGATGTACGTGCCCAGCGTGGCTTTGGCACATTCCGGTGTGATTTCCATATGACGTCCATCGCACGCTGTGGTGAGCAGAGCGAGCACGTACTGAGAaaagcaagcgcgccgcggcggtcCAGTGCGCCAAGCCCGATCCAGTCTTCGCGGTAGATTGCGCTCGCACGCAGTGGCACAATCTCCGCATCGCACTCTTTTTTGCACGGATCATTGTACGCTTCAAACCatgacgaggcgctcggcacgacCGTTTCTTCGTGGGTAAACTGGACCATGGCAAACGTTTCCAGGCCCGCGAGGTTCGCCGCGTACGTCTCATTTTTCACAGTCCCTTCATTGTTCTGTATTAGTATGCATCTCACGTACAATATCGTGCAAGAATTGGTTTGCCTGGTTGTACAGGGCAAACTGCTCGACGCTCCTTGTATCGCGGAAATACTGGGCAGGCACAAGGTGCGTTTGAGAATAGTTTGAGTACACTTGGCCATCGAGCAGGTGGTGGACGTATCGGCAAAAGTAGTCGTACCTGTGGCATACAGACAGCTCTGTAATCCCCATGTGCTGCGACCCGAATGTGATCAagttgcgcacgcgcggaaCGTTGTACCGCTCTACATACGCACGCAGAAATTGGCCTCCTTGGGAAAAACCGATTGCGTCAAAGCCATCCTGTAGCTCGGGCACAAACTGCAGCGTCTCATACATGTACGCCACCTGCGCGTTTACGTCGCCAAACAGCGTCGCGCCCTGGTCTTTGTAGTAGCTCGAGCCGAGCGATACAATGTATACAAATATGCCGGGGTATGTCcgctccaagcgctgcttcaTATTGATGAGCCAGTACGAGTAGGCCGAGTCGCCTAGCCCGTGCCATAAAACTACGGGGTGTGGTTTGGCCGCGAGCATGGCAGCAGGCGCAACGGCATGCATGGTGGCGAGACAGACGTGGTCAATGCGCGGTCACATGATACTACGGAGCTATATGCACTACGCCTgggccgcgtcgcggaacGTCATCTGGGGTCAGGAGCCGCACACACATACCCCTGCACTGCGCTCGAcctctgcgccgcatatATACTTGTAGAGTGCGACGGAAGGCTGGTAGTACCTGTACGATGCCCAAACAAACCATGGGCTCACGTACTTCTTCTTTGTAGCGGCAAAGTCATCGCGCATTTCTCTCCGCAGACTTTGCAGGTCGGCTGTGTGGTCCGTGAGGATGGCCTTAACGCCAAAGCTGGTGGCCTGGACCATCTCGTCGATGCGATTCACCGTCCAGGTCATCACGTCTTTGCCGTcttgctttgcgcgctgcaagaacTGCTGGCCCTCGCTGCTGACAAGCGAGGGGAAGTAGATGGAAAAGGCGTCGCACTCGTCCCAGAAGTACTTGAGCGCATACGCGGGCGAAGCACcgatgtgcgcacgccgcagcgagGGCACGTACTTCTTGGCCGGCAAAATGAACTTGGGGTGCCAGAGgccgaggacgaggcgcggGGCGAGATTTGTCTTGTAGTCGGAGAACTTGGCCACGATGTCATGCATCAGCGAAAACATGCGCTCCGGATCATTGTTTGGCTTGCAGTCTATATTCAGCTTCACGTGCTGATTCTCTGGCTTCATGAGGAGTGCGCAGAGCTGCTCAAATGTCGGGATCTGCTGCACAGGCTCCTCGATCGTGCGTACATGCTCGATTCCGTTCATGCCGTAGTATGGGCGCTCGCCGATTTTGCCTTTGCCGTCGGTCGTGCGATCCAGGGTCGTGTCATGAAACATGACAATGACGTCGTCTTTGGTCAGGTGGATATCTTGGATCAGCTACCACCGTCGGCGTACCGCTCTCGATGCCTTCCGAACCGTCGCGGATCGCTTGCTCGAAGGACGCAAGCGTGTTTTCAGGGAAGGCGGCGGACGCCTGTGGTTAGCATGCTTGGCAACATACGCCGCGGTGGCCCCTGCATGTAAGTGCATTTCATCGGTACGTACCAGCATTCTGGCATTGCTACTGTCGCTCGTGTGTCGCTCATGGTCACAGTGTACAGAGGGAGGCGCACCCAACGTCGCACGTACCACAGAGGGGCACGGGGCAGGTACACGTGTATATTATGTCCAATCAAAACTATTCGTGGAGGCCTGACTCGAGTGTTGCGTTGTGGGTTGGGAAGTGCGTGGGAGGCTGGGGGTGTTGCTCGGGGATTGCGTTGCGTTGCGGGTTTGGGAGTGTGTGGGAGGGAGTGGGTGTTGTTCGAGGATCGTGCCACAATTCCGCGAGGTGTCGTGGCCCATCGGCACGCAGCATATACAGCTAGGGCCTgcgccaaaaaaaaaaacagTCCTTCACTACACGTTTTCTGGGTATCTTCTAGTTAAGCGCTCTCTTCGCGGAGCATTACCTGGTACTCTGGCTTGCGCGACAAAATCGTATCGATGAGCCAGAACTGGAACGTATTTATAAACAGCGGGAAGACTGCCATGACAAACACGACCTGCATCGCCTGGTGCTTGCCAAACAAGTCCAGCAGCCATTCGCTGAATATCATAGCCACATCGATTCTGTCCAGAGCAAAAATAACCACGACTTTCATGAGTAGGAGTGCCGCCAAGTACGTGAGTGTCTGCCGAATCCAGCACTGCCACAACCCCAGCACAGGCTGATCGGGCGCGTGCACAGAATAAATGCCGCTCACTAGACCGCGCAGGTGCAACACATCCGATAGCAAATACGTAAACCAGCGCATCAAATAGTACAGCAGTACAATCCCAATCGTGCCGTCCAGCACAAAATTTGCAAAGTACAGCGAGCACGGGTTGCCGCCTTCTTCTTGGGTCTCGCTGTGGCTGTACATCACATTCAGGGTATGGATGCCGAGTTGCCCGATCAGCTGTTTCGATACATCAAGGGACCATGTACGCCACGGCCGGCGTGGATGCTCACATTGGCGCTTGTGAACCAGAGTGCCTATAACGAGCATTCCCATCAGCAATTGCACAGTGATCGCCGCGGGCCCAAATAAGCGGCAGTCATTCGGATCGACCTTTCGCTTGTGTGCCGCATGCACCTCGAGCGCGTTATGAGGCATGCCGGCGCACATCCATGTCATGGGAAGGAAGGTGTTTTACAAGGGCGGAGAGAAAGAAGGTAAAATGTGGAGGGCAGTGTTGGTCGGCAGGGCAAGGTGTACTTACAGCCATGTATGAAGAAACTATCAGCTTCAAGTCCATCTACTAGCGCCCCGCAATTCTTTTTTGAATACAGCTACGgcagcgatgcaccgcccatgtgcgcttgtgcatACGCAGCCTCCAAAAGCCGCTCCTCTTCAACACAGtcttgcgcctgctgcCGCACAACTTCATCGACATCTTCCTGTGCAGCATGCAAAACTACCGTAATCAAAccgtgtgcagcggccaTGGAAACAAGCGGTGTCGGTGGAGCCACTTGCTTCGGGATCCCACCGCCCGTATCTGGCAGCATACTTCCACCCGGAAGCCGCAACTGAGATAGAGATGCGCCTTGCATAGAACACGACCGCTGTGCCTCCATAAAAGCATCGAGCTGATGCCGTGTCGCGCGGAGCATAACAGCAAGCAGCAAAAGTGCCGAGCGGCGTAGCTGCGGCAGTTTCGGATCTGTATCGATCCctgcacgctgctcgcgctccatctGTGCAAGACGCTCGTCGTCCGAGTCGTCGCTGTCGACTTGGCGCATTACCGTATCGCCGTGCGTATCCATCCCCGACACATGCGCGCACACCTTGGACTTTTTCAACGGCTGCACTGGCCTGTGCAccatttccagcgcgacgagatcCTTGCAGAGCGCCACTATTTCCCGCGACGCGCCACTCGTTGCCATTGCGAGCGGCAAAATCTCAATACATGTACCGAGAATGGATATAAaagagctgcgcagcgatgcagagAACATGGGATTGCGCACCGCCGTGAGCAGAGGCTGTACAAAAATGGGTACTGAGGTCAGTCGCGGCGAAAAAGAAGGAAACGTACACATCGGCGCGATTGCCTCGCCACAGAACTGCAGCACCTGAAGAAGCGCCTCGCCAATCCTTAGTCGCTTATCTGTCTCGCGCTGCGTAAGTTGTTGACCATAGTGCAATGCTCGCGCGAGCTGACTATTGGACTTGTCGCCGCCGACATAGATCGCGACCAATGGCTGCAACACCGCTTCGCGCCAGTGTGCGGTCATTTGTGCGAGCCCTTTGACTGCATTGAGGTACAAAAAACTCTCGTCGTCTTGCACGGCGTGCACCAACAAATCGAAAATAGCCGGGAGCAGAGCAGGATCCAGCGCTGTGCCGTACACTTGGCCGTGATGCGCAGTATCCTTCGagacaagctgcgcaagcagcgtgAGGCCATACGCACGGACTGGCAAAATTGGATCCTGGAGAtactgcagcgcttcgtgGTATACGTCCATGTACTTGGGTCGCGACGGTGCATTGATCGTCGTCTGCGCCTGGTGTCGTGCAGAGAGGAGGAGGACAACTTCTTGGCTTAGTgcacgcagctcctcgctcgctgcgtcgcgcatcgGCTCTATTTTGTGCAACAGGACTTGCAGCATCGGGACCGTCGCCAGGGTCAGCTCCGGATGGCCTTCGAGGAGTGAGAGAAACAAGTTGAGCGCAGTGGTGAGCAGTTCATTATCGTGCTCGGGCACCTCCATACTTGCCTCGTCCTGAATATGCATCAGTGTGTCCAATGCATTCCGCTGCTCGGAACTGCTGCGTTTTGCACATGTCGAGCATGCGAAATCGATAAAATGAAGCACACGGTCGATGTCGCCCTCCAGTAGCTTGGGCCCAAACACATCAAACAGCTGGCCCACCATTTGCAGGTAGTACACAGACCGCCTTTCCAATTCTGCGACGCTCGTATCCCCGACTGTCAGATGCGACATAGACTGCGTCTGCGTGCGCCCGTACTGCTCCAACGCCGCTAGCAATACAGCGCTTCCGATGTCCATGCGCTTTCCTTCGTGAAGCAGTGTACTGATACGCGCAGGGTCGATGCAAAAGTCTAGCGACTGGACAAGGTGCGTCGGAAGCGTCGGCGTATCGTCTGCATTCAGCTGCTTGGACAACTGATCGAGTGAAAGGGAAGAGTACTGCaggaggcgctgcaaatccAAGTGTTCCACACCGGCCGTGCCCTCTACGAGTACAGCGCCGTGTGCGCCCAGCTGCCACTGAAACGGATGCGTGGGCGCAAGGCTTGCTGCCACCGCATGGATCAAAGCGTCCGCAGTGCTGTGCGTCGGCGCCAGGCGAATCCACGTATGCAGGACATTGTCTACTTCGTGCAGCTGTGTCGTGTGTCTCCGCTCGCTTTCCGGCACCACACGGTtcgcatcggcgcggcgtagAAACGTGTCGAGGGAAAGCAGGCGCACAACAAGCGGTGATACAAGGAAATCGAGCAAGTcgggcgacggcggcgcaagcagcacagccgcgccaaggaggcgcaatgcgcgatcgacgcgcgcttcgtccgCTTGCGTTGcgtccttgccgagcacgtcaaacagcggcgcgtgcaacGCTTGTGCTACAgcgtccgcatcgcgctcgaccATGCGCATGAGCGTgaatgcagctgcgcggcgatgcattcCATGCACGGGCGTCACGCCCGGCGGCACGACAGGGTCCAGCACGGAGAGGACGTGGGGAATGATCTCGAGGTAGTatgcacgcacaagcaTGCTCTTGGGCGGCACAGTCAAGAGGCGTGTGACGCCGTCGAGACGCATAAAACTCGTGTCTCCTTCGTCCACCTCGTCGCCAATATCTCCGCTCAGCATATCATTTtcgtttgcgccgagcattCCGATCAGCAACGAGCGCACGCCTTCGGGCCggagcagctgcatggACAATAGACGCCCTGACTGGGTGCGCACAAAAGGAggaatgcgcggcgcgcgctttgcatcgcggcgctgggagAGTGCACTGGGCAAAGGCAcactgcgcaatgcaccAAGTGCCGTCATGGTCGGCAAAGCGCCCAGCACTGTATCCAAttcctcgcgcgccgtctcgcgcacattCTTGCCAGACTCTGGACTAGGGCCGTACGCAAGTCGGATGAGAACGCGGAGTACGTCGGCCAAGTAGACACGCTGTAGGAGCACAGCAATGTCGGTCTGTGCAGTGCTGCTGAGCGGCAGTGCAGAATGTGCAATGTCGTGTGTTCCTTTGtgaaaaagaagcgcaaacACATGCGCAACAGCCGCCAAGTCGATCATGGTACGCTCGGCCGTGTCCTGGGTGGGCAGCTCTACAATACTGGTAGACGCCATGGCGGGGTACATTTCTGCATACGCGGTATCGTACTGGTCTGTGAGCGGAACAATAAGCCAAGCAAAACACATGGAGATCAGCTGCTTGAGCATCGCGAGATTGCGTGTGCtgagctgcggcgcaggctgtGGATTGTCTGGGGCTACCGTGCTTGTGTGCAGGAGTGAGGTGTGCAGCATTTCGATGCACCACAGGGCATACCACCCCGTCGTCcgctgcagagcatgcGTGCCAGTCGTATCGCATGGCACACACACACCccgcgcggcaagctctGTATGTGCGTACGAAAAAGCGTGCGTCGTGGCAAACGCGtcgaggcgccgctgcagcgtatGCGCCAAGGagtcgtgcgcgcgcgcattttcgAGTGGCTGGCCACGCGTATGCTGTGCACGCTCAATTGTGAGCTCCGCATCGCGATCCCCTGTCAGGATTGCGGCAGCCTGCAGAGAAGCGCAGATCTCGGCGCTCATGGCGGCCGTGCGATACGGCGAAGCCTATATATTTTTTGGCATGACTAAACcgcttcgcggcgctgttCTTGCTCGCGTCCATGAGCGTGACATTGCATACGACGCTTGGCGACGTGAAAATCGAGTTGTTCTGCGAGGCTGTcccgcgcgccgcggaaaaCTTTTTGGGCTTGTGTGCCAGCGGTGCGTACGACAGCGTGAAATGGCATCGTAACATGAAAGGTACGTCGGTGCACGCTCACACAGGCTTTATGATACAGACGGGCGATCCAAGCGGTACGG
This is a stretch of genomic DNA from Malassezia vespertilionis chromosome 1, complete sequence. It encodes these proteins:
- a CDS encoding palmitoyl-protein hydrolase (EggNog:ENOG503NWUT; COG:I; COG:O; TransMembrane:1 (o317-337i)) gives rise to the protein MHAVAPAAMLAAKPHPVVLWHGLGDSAYSYWLINMKQRLERTYPGIFVYIVSLGSSYYKDQGATLFGDVNAQVAYMYETLQFVPELQDGFDAIGFSQGGQFLRAYVERYNVPRVRNLITFGSQHMGITELSVCHRYDYFCRYVHHLLDGQVYSNYSQTHLVPAQYFRDTRSVEQFALYNQANQFLHDINNEGTVKNETYAANLAGLETFAMVQFTHEETVVPSASSWFEAYNDPCKKECDAEIVPLRASAIYREDWIGLGALDRRGALAFLTCDGRHMEITPECAKATLGTYIGRPLLGAWDAAVDLNVHSNPVQRAVSPFLLALCALVLCMGIFVLRRKKPSLAAL
- a CDS encoding uncharacterized protein (COG:C; EggNog:ENOG503NZDE) yields the protein MLASAAFPENTLASFEQAIRDGSEGIESDIHLTKDDVIVMFHDTTLDRTTDGKGKIGERPYYGMNGIEHVRTIEEPVQQIPTFEQLCALLMKPENQHVKLNIDCKPNNDPERMFSLMHDIVAKFSDYKTNLAPRLVLGLWHPKFILPAKKYVPSLRRAHIGASPAYALKYFWDECDAFSIYFPSLVSSEGQQFLQRAKQDGKDVMTWTVNRIDEMVQATSFGVKAILTDHTADLQSLRREMRDDFAATKKKYVSPWFVWASYRYYQPSVALYKYICGAEVERSAGMTFRDAAQA
- a CDS encoding uncharacterized protein (TransMembrane:4 (o23-44i95-115o156-175i196-218o); COG:S; EggNog:ENOG503NUXV), yielding MPHNALEVHAAHKRKVDPNDCRLFGPAAITVQLLMGMLVIGTLVHKRQCEHPRRPWRTWSLDVSKQLIGQLGIHTLNVMYSHSETQEEGGNPCSLYFANFVLDGTIGIVLLYYLMRWFTYLLSDVLHLRGLVSGIYSVHAPDQPVLGLWQCWIRQTLTYLAALLLMKVVVIFALDRIDVAMIFSEWLLDLFGKHQAMQVVFVMAVFPLFINTFQFWLIDTILSRKPEYQVMLREESA
- a CDS encoding uncharacterized protein (EggNog:ENOG503Q36P; COG:S), whose product is MSAEICASLQAAAILTGDRDAELTIERAQHTRGQPLENARAHDSLAHTLQRRLDAFATTHAFSYAHTELAARGVCVPCDTTGTHALQRTTGWYALWCIEMLHTSLLHTSTVAPDNPQPAPQLSTRNLAMLKQLISMCFAWLIVPLTDQYDTAYAEMYPAMASTSIVELPTQDTAERTMIDLAAVAHVFALLFHKGTHDIAHSALPLSSTAQTDIAVLLQRVYLADVLRVLIRLAYGPSPESGKNVRETAREELDTVLGALPTMTALGALRSVPLPSALSQRRDAKRAPRIPPFVRTQSGRLLSMQLLRPEGVRSLLIGMLGANENDMLSGDIGDEVDEGDTSFMRLDGVTRLLTVPPKSMLVRAYYLEIIPHVLSVLDPVVPPGVTPVHGMHRRAAAFTLMRMVERDADAVAQALHAPLFDVLGKDATQADEARVDRALRLLGAAVLLAPPSPDLLDFLVSPLVVRLLSLDTFLRRADANRVVPESERRHTTQLHEVDNVLHTWIRLAPTHSTADALIHAVAASLAPTHPFQWQLGAHGAVLVEGTAGVEHLDLQRLLQYSSLSLDQLSKQLNADDTPTLPTHLVQSLDFCIDPARISTLLHEGKRMDIGSAVLLAALEQYGRTQTQSMSHLTVGDTSVAELERRSVYYLQMVGQLFDVFGPKLLEGDIDRVLHFIDFACSTCAKRSSSEQRNALDTLMHIQDEASMEVPEHDNELLTTALNLFLSLLEGHPELTLATVPMLQVLLHKIEPMRDAASEELRALSQEVVLLLSARHQAQTTINAPSRPKYMDVYHEALQYLQDPILPVRAYGLTLLAQLVSKDTAHHGQVYGTALDPALLPAIFDLLVHAVQDDESFLYLNAVKGLAQMTAHWREAVLQPLVAIYVGGDKSNSQLARALHYGQQLTQRETDKRLRIGEALLQVLQFCGEAIAPMCTFPSFSPRLTSVPIFVQPLLTAVRNPMFSASLRSSFISILGTCIEILPLAMATSGASREIVALCKDLVALEMVHRPVQPLKKSKVCAHVSGMDTHGDTVMRQVDSDDSDDERLAQMEREQRAGIDTDPKLPQLRRSALLLLAVMLRATRHQLDAFMEAQRSCSMQGASLSQLRLPGGSMLPDTGGGIPKQVAPPTPLVSMAAAHGLITVVLHAAQEDVDEVVRQQAQDCVEEERLLEAAYAQAHMGGASLP